A genomic segment from Ruegeria sp. TM1040 encodes:
- a CDS encoding branched-chain amino acid ABC transporter permease has product MSDTLKHTLLFAFVGLLLVLEGTTNAFGVFSGSWNSALTILNMGLISAIMAIGVNLQWGFAGLFNVGIMGFTALGGLAVVLTSMPPTPGAWQAGGWQILLALVLGAATIAAAIYSYRVMAAGKARTLTLLAILIVGFVVYRAALDPGVEAIESINPALEGNIGGFGLPVLLAWPLGGLLAAGVAWMIGKTALGLRSDYLAIATLGIAEIIIAVLKNEDWLSRGVKNVVGLPRPLPYEVDLQADPAFVNQAAAWGMDATTASTLYVKLGYALMFTVVLLVFLWMAQMALKSPWGRMMRAIRDNEVAANAMGKHVTRRHLQVFILGSAICGVAGAMMTTLDSQLTPGTYNPLRFTFLIWVMVIVGGSGNNFGAVLGGLLVWFLWIKVEPMGVMLIELVTSGMSEDSGLRAHLLESASHMRLFTMGLVLLLVLRFSPRGLIPEK; this is encoded by the coding sequence ATGAGCGATACGTTGAAACATACGCTTCTGTTCGCCTTCGTCGGCCTGTTGCTGGTGCTCGAGGGGACCACAAATGCGTTTGGCGTTTTCTCGGGATCGTGGAACTCTGCGTTGACCATCCTCAATATGGGGCTGATCTCGGCCATCATGGCGATTGGGGTCAATCTGCAGTGGGGGTTTGCCGGGTTGTTCAACGTCGGCATCATGGGCTTTACCGCGCTTGGCGGGCTGGCCGTGGTTTTGACCTCCATGCCGCCCACCCCCGGTGCCTGGCAGGCAGGTGGTTGGCAAATCCTGCTGGCGCTGGTGCTGGGTGCGGCGACCATCGCAGCCGCAATCTACAGCTATCGGGTGATGGCGGCGGGCAAGGCGCGCACGCTGACCCTGCTTGCAATCCTGATCGTGGGATTTGTGGTTTACCGCGCAGCGCTGGATCCCGGTGTTGAAGCCATCGAGTCGATCAACCCCGCGCTTGAGGGCAACATTGGCGGCTTTGGCCTGCCCGTGCTCCTGGCCTGGCCGCTGGGCGGTCTGCTGGCGGCGGGTGTTGCGTGGATGATCGGCAAGACAGCGCTGGGGCTGCGGTCGGACTATCTGGCGATCGCAACACTTGGCATTGCCGAGATCATCATTGCGGTGCTGAAGAACGAGGACTGGCTGTCCCGAGGGGTCAAAAACGTCGTCGGCTTGCCGCGCCCCCTGCCCTATGAGGTTGATTTGCAAGCAGATCCTGCGTTCGTGAACCAGGCTGCGGCTTGGGGCATGGATGCCACCACGGCCTCCACGCTCTACGTGAAACTGGGCTATGCGCTCATGTTCACGGTCGTGCTGCTGGTCTTCCTCTGGATGGCACAAATGGCGCTCAAGAGCCCCTGGGGGCGGATGATGCGCGCCATTCGGGACAATGAAGTGGCCGCCAACGCCATGGGCAAACATGTCACCCGGCGCCATCTGCAGGTCTTCATCCTTGGTTCGGCCATTTGCGGCGTGGCTGGTGCGATGATGACGACGCTCGACAGCCAGTTGACACCCGGCACCTACAACCCGCTGCGGTTTACCTTCCTCATCTGGGTGATGGTGATCGTCGGAGGCTCCGGTAACAACTTCGGCGCGGTGCTTGGCGGGCTCTTGGTGTGGTTCCTGTGGATCAAGGTGGAGCCGATGGGCGTGATGCTGATCGAGCTTGTGACCTCTGGCATGTCCGAGGACAGCGGACTGCGCGCACATCTTCTGGAGAGTGCCTCACATATGCGCCTGTTCACCATGGGGCTGGTCTTGCTGCTGGTGCTCCGGTTTAGCCCAAGGGGTCTGATCCCGGAGAAATAA
- a CDS encoding ABC transporter substrate-binding protein → MKKLLTATAAIALSAGTAFADGHGHPDEVKLGVLFGFTGPIESLAPTMASGAELAMSEVTESGKLFGGAKVTPMRADTGCIDNGLATANAEKLIADGANGIVGGDCSGVTGAILQNVAIPNGMVMISPSASSPGLTSMEDNGLFFRTTPSDARQGEIMASILADRGVDSIAITYTNNDYGKGLSDSIKSAFEAAGGEVTIVTAHEDGKGDYSAEVAALASAGGDILVVAGYLDQGGLGIIQGALDTGAFDTFGLPDGMIGDSLPNNVGPDLNGSFGQIAGSDSEGAEMFAAKASELGFDGTSAYSPESYDAAALFLLAMQASGSVDPKDYVAKITEVANAPGEKINPGELGKALEILANGGEIDYEGATGVNLIGPGESAGSFREIEVQDGKNVTVKFR, encoded by the coding sequence ATGAAAAAACTGCTGACCGCGACGGCAGCCATCGCATTGAGCGCTGGCACCGCGTTTGCAGACGGCCACGGCCACCCCGACGAAGTAAAGCTGGGTGTCCTGTTTGGCTTCACCGGCCCGATCGAATCCCTGGCGCCGACCATGGCCTCTGGTGCTGAACTCGCGATGTCCGAAGTCACCGAGTCCGGCAAACTCTTTGGCGGTGCAAAAGTGACCCCGATGCGCGCGGACACCGGCTGTATCGACAATGGTCTTGCGACTGCGAACGCAGAAAAGCTGATCGCAGATGGCGCCAACGGCATCGTGGGTGGTGACTGTTCCGGCGTGACCGGCGCGATCCTGCAGAACGTCGCGATCCCGAACGGCATGGTGATGATTTCTCCCTCCGCAAGCTCGCCGGGTCTGACCTCGATGGAAGACAACGGCCTGTTCTTCCGGACCACCCCGTCTGACGCACGTCAGGGCGAGATCATGGCGTCGATCCTTGCAGATCGTGGCGTCGACAGCATCGCCATCACCTATACCAACAACGATTACGGCAAGGGTCTGTCGGATTCGATCAAATCCGCATTCGAGGCCGCAGGCGGTGAAGTCACCATCGTGACCGCGCATGAAGACGGCAAGGGTGACTACTCTGCCGAGGTTGCGGCGCTGGCATCAGCCGGTGGCGATATTCTGGTTGTTGCGGGCTATCTCGACCAGGGTGGTCTGGGCATCATCCAGGGCGCGCTCGACACCGGTGCGTTCGACACCTTTGGTCTGCCGGACGGGATGATCGGCGATTCGCTGCCCAACAACGTGGGCCCGGACCTCAATGGCTCCTTCGGGCAGATCGCCGGCTCTGACAGTGAAGGTGCCGAGATGTTCGCTGCCAAAGCCTCCGAGCTTGGCTTTGACGGTACTTCTGCCTATTCGCCGGAATCCTATGATGCGGCAGCGCTTTTCCTGCTCGCGATGCAGGCATCGGGCTCTGTTGATCCCAAGGATTACGTCGCCAAGATCACCGAAGTCGCCAATGCTCCGGGTGAGAAAATCAACCCCGGTGAGCTCGGCAAAGCGCTCGAAATTCTCGCCAATGGCGGTGAGATCGACTATGAGGGCGCAACCGGCGTCAACCTGATCGGCCCCGGCGAGAGCGCAGGCTCTTTCCGTGAGATCGAAGTTCAGGACGGCAAGAACGTGACCGTGAAATTCCGCTAA
- a CDS encoding ABC transporter ATP-binding protein: MSEPFLIGDSMTGGYGKGPDILHDCTIAVNPGEIAVIVGPNGAGKSTAMKAVFGMLNVRSGAVRLGGEDITSLSPQERVIKGMGFVPQTSNIFTSMTVEENLEMGAFIRTDDYSDTMEQVYHLFPILKDKRHQAAGELSGGQRQQVAVGRALMTKPKVLMLDEPTAGVSPIVMDELFDRIIEVSRTGLPILMVEQNAKQALEIADKGYVLVQGANAYTGTGQELLADPEVRKSFLGG; this comes from the coding sequence ATGAGCGAACCCTTTTTGATTGGCGACAGCATGACGGGTGGCTATGGCAAGGGGCCGGACATCCTGCATGATTGCACCATCGCCGTGAACCCGGGCGAAATCGCCGTGATCGTGGGCCCCAATGGCGCGGGAAAATCCACCGCCATGAAAGCCGTCTTTGGTATGCTGAACGTGCGCTCCGGCGCGGTACGTCTGGGCGGAGAAGACATTACCAGCCTCAGCCCGCAAGAGCGCGTGATCAAGGGCATGGGTTTTGTGCCGCAAACGAGCAATATCTTCACCTCGATGACGGTCGAGGAAAACCTCGAGATGGGCGCCTTTATCCGCACCGATGATTATTCCGACACCATGGAGCAGGTCTATCACTTGTTTCCGATCCTGAAGGACAAACGCCATCAGGCGGCCGGGGAATTGTCGGGCGGTCAGCGTCAGCAGGTGGCCGTGGGCCGCGCATTGATGACCAAGCCCAAGGTTCTGATGCTGGATGAGCCGACCGCTGGCGTGTCGCCCATCGTGATGGACGAGCTGTTTGACCGCATCATCGAGGTTTCCCGCACCGGGCTGCCGATCCTGATGGTGGAACAAAACGCCAAGCAAGCGCTTGAAATCGCGGACAAAGGCTATGTCCTCGTTCAAGGCGCGAACGCCTATACGGGCACCGGTCAGGAACTGCTGGCCGATCCCGAAGTACGCAAATCTTTCCTGGGAGGCTAA
- a CDS encoding ABC transporter ATP-binding protein: MIVVEDLHKHFGGFHAVDGASLEIAKGSITGLIGPNGAGKTTLFNVVAGVLPPTSGRVLMDGEDITALPPHELFHKGLLRTFQIAHEFSSMTCRENLMMVPGNQSGETLWNTWFGRKRIADEERALRAKADEVLEFLTISHIADLKAGEISGGQKKLLELGRTMMVDAKIVFLDEVGAGVNRTLLYTIADAIKRLNEERGYTFVVIEHDMEFIGRLCDPVIVMAEGKKLAEGTLDEIKANEQVIEAYLGTGLKNKDKLQGADA; encoded by the coding sequence ATGATCGTCGTCGAGGATTTGCATAAGCACTTCGGCGGGTTCCACGCGGTTGACGGCGCCTCGCTCGAAATCGCAAAGGGCTCGATTACGGGTTTGATCGGACCAAACGGTGCCGGAAAGACCACGCTTTTCAACGTTGTGGCAGGGGTTCTTCCTCCGACGTCAGGCCGCGTCCTGATGGATGGAGAGGATATTACCGCCCTGCCGCCACATGAATTGTTCCACAAAGGTCTGCTGCGCACCTTCCAGATCGCGCATGAGTTCTCCTCGATGACCTGCCGCGAGAACCTGATGATGGTTCCGGGCAACCAATCGGGTGAGACGCTGTGGAACACCTGGTTTGGCCGCAAGCGCATCGCCGATGAAGAGCGCGCCCTGCGCGCCAAAGCAGATGAGGTGCTGGAGTTCCTCACCATCAGCCATATCGCCGATCTCAAGGCCGGCGAGATTTCTGGCGGCCAGAAGAAGCTCCTGGAGCTGGGGCGCACCATGATGGTCGATGCCAAGATCGTCTTCCTCGACGAGGTGGGCGCCGGTGTGAACCGTACCCTCCTTTATACGATTGCCGATGCCATCAAACGCCTCAACGAGGAACGTGGCTATACCTTCGTGGTGATCGAACACGACATGGAGTTCATCGGCCGCCTGTGTGATCCGGTGATCGTCATGGCCGAGGGCAAGAAACTGGCCGAGGGTACCCTCGATGAGATCAAGGCGAATGAGCAAGTCATCGAAGCTTATCTCGGCACGGGCCTGAAAAATAAAGATAAACTGCAAGGGGCTGACGCATGA
- a CDS encoding branched-chain amino acid ABC transporter permease: MDFLNAFVALSNFVLIPGIAYGSQLALGALGVTLIYGILRFSNFAHGDTMAFGTMVVILFTWLFQSWGISAGPLPTALLALPIGIVMTMGLVLITDKAVFKFYREQKAKPVVFVMVSLGVMFMMNGLVRFIIGPGDQRFGDGERFIIKARTFKQMTGLDEGLAIKTSQGITVVTAIVVVALLFWFLNKTRTGKSMRAYSDNEDLALLSGINPERVVMITWIIVAALATIAGTLYGLDKSFKPFTYFQLLLPIFAAAIVGGLGSPLGAIAGGFVIAMSEVMITYAWKKVGGYLLPESLEPEGLAQLLSTDYKFAVSFAILVVVLLFKPTGIFKGKAV, encoded by the coding sequence ATGGATTTCCTCAATGCCTTCGTGGCGCTTTCAAACTTTGTTCTGATCCCCGGCATCGCCTATGGCAGCCAACTGGCGCTTGGCGCACTTGGGGTGACGCTGATCTACGGGATCTTGCGCTTTTCGAACTTTGCCCATGGGGACACCATGGCCTTTGGGACCATGGTCGTGATCCTGTTTACTTGGCTGTTCCAGTCCTGGGGCATCTCCGCAGGCCCGCTGCCAACCGCGCTTCTGGCGTTGCCAATCGGGATCGTGATGACCATGGGGTTGGTTCTGATCACCGACAAGGCCGTGTTCAAATTCTACCGCGAGCAAAAAGCAAAGCCCGTGGTCTTTGTGATGGTCTCGCTTGGCGTGATGTTCATGATGAACGGGCTTGTGCGCTTTATCATCGGTCCCGGCGATCAGCGGTTTGGTGATGGCGAGCGGTTCATCATCAAGGCCCGCACCTTCAAGCAGATGACCGGTCTTGATGAGGGTCTAGCAATCAAGACCTCGCAGGGCATCACCGTGGTCACAGCCATTGTTGTGGTGGCGCTGTTGTTCTGGTTCCTCAACAAGACCCGAACGGGCAAATCCATGCGCGCCTATTCCGACAACGAGGATCTGGCGCTGTTGTCTGGCATCAATCCCGAACGCGTGGTCATGATCACATGGATCATCGTCGCAGCACTGGCGACCATTGCCGGCACGCTATACGGGCTTGATAAGTCATTCAAACCTTTCACTTATTTCCAGCTTCTCCTGCCGATCTTTGCGGCGGCCATCGTGGGCGGTCTCGGCAGCCCTCTGGGCGCAATCGCTGGTGGGTTTGTCATCGCCATGAGCGAGGTGATGATCACCTACGCTTGGAAAAAAGTGGGCGGTTACCTGCTGCCTGAAAGCCTGGAACCAGAGGGGCTCGCACAGCTTCTGAGCACGGATTACAAATTTGCGGTTTCCTTTGCGATCCTCGTCGTTGTGCTGCTGTTCAAACCCACCGGTATCTTCAAAGGAAAAGCGGTATGA